One segment of Haloplanus natans DSM 17983 DNA contains the following:
- a CDS encoding enolase C-terminal domain-like protein, producing MSPTITRIEVDSFTYPVEGARLKPAVRKLVYAPGETHERTAHGIRIHTDVGVTGEYIGGNGPGLAQIDMCARSLLGENPLDRERHWASMRQGLRKYDQMGLGMLDIALWDFAGRHVDAPIHQLLGTYRERLPAYASTYFANPEDGLDSPAAFADFAETCLEYGYPGFKTHTWCGETDIEREQALIRAVGERVGDRMRLMHDPVSKYETFADALAVGTVCDEYDYFWYEDPYSDGGRSQHGHQNLRQRLDTPLLLTELVRGLEPTTDFVVNGATDFARADPEWDGGITGAMKIARAAEGLGVDIEYHLAGPAQRHCMAATRNTNFYELGLVHPESKRPHTEYPVYQGGYTDRIDAIDDDGTVPVPTGPGLGVEYDWEYVEANRIDRRVYD from the coding sequence ATGAGCCCGACGATCACCCGGATCGAGGTCGACTCGTTCACCTATCCGGTCGAAGGCGCCCGCCTGAAACCGGCGGTCCGGAAACTCGTCTACGCGCCGGGGGAGACACACGAGCGAACCGCACACGGGATCCGCATCCACACCGACGTGGGGGTGACCGGGGAGTACATCGGTGGGAACGGCCCGGGGCTCGCACAGATCGACATGTGTGCCCGGTCCCTGCTCGGCGAGAATCCGCTGGATCGAGAGCGACACTGGGCGTCGATGCGCCAGGGGCTCCGCAAGTACGACCAGATGGGACTCGGTATGCTCGATATCGCCCTCTGGGATTTCGCCGGCCGGCACGTCGACGCGCCGATCCACCAGTTGCTCGGGACGTACAGGGAGCGGTTGCCCGCGTACGCCTCGACGTACTTCGCGAATCCCGAGGACGGCCTCGACTCCCCGGCGGCCTTCGCCGACTTCGCGGAGACCTGCCTCGAATACGGCTATCCGGGGTTCAAGACCCACACCTGGTGTGGGGAGACCGACATCGAACGGGAGCAGGCCCTGATCCGAGCGGTCGGCGAGCGGGTCGGGGATCGGATGCGGTTGATGCACGATCCGGTCTCGAAATACGAGACGTTCGCGGACGCCCTCGCCGTGGGGACGGTGTGTGACGAGTACGACTACTTCTGGTACGAGGACCCGTACAGTGACGGGGGTCGGTCACAGCACGGGCACCAGAACCTGCGCCAGCGCCTCGACACGCCGCTCTTGCTGACGGAACTCGTGCGGGGACTGGAGCCGACGACCGATTTCGTTGTGAACGGCGCGACGGACTTCGCCCGCGCCGACCCCGAGTGGGACGGCGGAATCACGGGGGCGATGAAGATTGCCCGCGCCGCGGAAGGGCTCGGCGTCGACATCGAGTATCACCTCGCTGGGCCCGCACAGCGCCACTGTATGGCTGCGACGCGCAACACCAACTTCTACGAACTCGGGCTCGTCCACCCGGAGTCGAAGCGTCCCCACACAGAGTATCCCGTCTACCAGGGAGGGTACACCGACCGCATCGACGCGATCGACGACGACGGTACGGTGCCCGTGCCAACCGGCCCGGGACTCGGCGTCGAGTACGACTGGGAGTACGTCGAGGCGAACCGGATCGACAGACGCGTCTACGACTGA
- a CDS encoding IclR family transcriptional regulator: protein MVNRNTPGTIKSGEQLLEVVQALQKLGGAGVTELGEYLDMEKSHVHKYLKTLEQTKYVDNTDGEYALSFMFITHAEHVKKQSKLCQVAKNRVEKMANNVDDVVKFSVKQGNYSIGVYINNDSNMFQVNFLPGRREYLHQSAPGKAMLAEESDERIRAYVEETGLPPREDDTVTTAEELFAEVSTIRDRGFAISSGEWHEKINGIGAVITGPTGKVGAINVFGPAASLPEEYLIEEYGDDLLRITSQIEHKVEQEMEA, encoded by the coding sequence ATGGTGAACCGCAACACTCCCGGCACGATCAAATCGGGCGAACAACTGCTCGAGGTGGTCCAGGCGTTACAGAAACTGGGCGGCGCCGGCGTGACGGAACTCGGGGAGTATCTGGACATGGAGAAGAGTCACGTCCACAAGTATCTGAAGACGCTGGAGCAGACGAAATACGTGGACAACACCGACGGCGAGTACGCGCTGAGTTTCATGTTCATAACGCACGCGGAACACGTCAAAAAGCAGAGCAAGCTGTGTCAGGTGGCCAAAAACCGCGTGGAGAAGATGGCGAACAACGTCGACGACGTGGTCAAGTTCTCCGTCAAACAGGGCAACTACTCCATCGGCGTCTACATCAACAACGACTCCAATATGTTCCAGGTCAACTTCCTCCCGGGGCGACGGGAGTATCTACACCAGTCCGCCCCGGGGAAAGCGATGCTCGCCGAGGAGTCGGACGAACGAATCCGGGCGTACGTCGAGGAGACCGGACTGCCGCCCCGGGAGGACGACACCGTAACGACCGCAGAGGAGTTGTTCGCGGAGGTGTCCACCATCCGTGACCGCGGCTTCGCCATCAGTAGCGGCGAGTGGCACGAAAAAATAAACGGCATCGGCGCGGTCATCACGGGACCGACGGGCAAGGTCGGTGCGATCAACGTGTTCGGTCCGGCGGCCAGCCTCCCGGAGGAGTACCTGATCGAGGAGTACGGCGACGACCTCCTGCGGATAACGAGCCAGATCGAACACAAAGTGGAACAGGAGATGGAGGCGTAG
- the rdfA gene encoding rod-determining factor RdfA, giving the protein MTDNRDDSDRPSSKVARLIDEYGLGESFGDELERLWTAEGDERRSLRDLAALFNRRLLDSALTAAGASTVSGEVENLYRLLTADDVSSGMRTEARARLERDGVDVDGLERDFITYQAIRSYLTEYRDATYEEPSDSEQVESVVDTIQRLRSRLRSITEGSLDRLRSTDRLTLGTFRLFVDVDVLCEDCGAQYSVVELLERGGCDCAADE; this is encoded by the coding sequence ATGACCGACAACCGCGACGATAGCGATCGACCGTCGAGCAAGGTCGCCCGGCTGATCGACGAGTACGGCCTCGGCGAGTCGTTCGGCGACGAACTCGAACGGCTCTGGACCGCCGAGGGCGACGAGCGTCGGAGCCTCCGTGACCTCGCGGCGCTGTTCAACCGACGCCTTCTCGACAGTGCCCTGACCGCAGCGGGGGCGTCGACGGTCAGTGGCGAGGTGGAGAACCTCTATCGCCTCCTCACCGCCGACGACGTGAGCAGCGGGATGCGGACGGAGGCACGCGCCCGACTCGAACGCGACGGCGTCGACGTCGACGGCCTCGAACGCGATTTCATCACCTATCAGGCCATCCGCTCGTACCTGACCGAGTACCGCGACGCTACGTACGAGGAGCCGTCCGATAGCGAGCAGGTCGAGTCGGTCGTCGATACGATCCAGCGCCTCCGCTCGCGGCTCCGGTCGATCACGGAGGGGAGTCTGGACCGCCTCCGCTCGACCGACCGGCTCACCCTTGGCACTTTCCGCCTGTTCGTCGATGTCGACGTACTCTGTGAGGACTGTGGCGCCCAGTACAGCGTCGTCGAACTGCTGGAACGAGGTGGGTGTGACTGCGCGGCCGACGAATAG
- a CDS encoding archaea-specific SMC-related protein yields the protein MDTKLLGQEATLRVRNVGGIDETAVEFDPGITILTGRNATNRTSLLRSIMAVMGSDDASLKADADEGRVELTVGDERYVRTFTRTNGTVTTGGDPFLDDPELADLFAFLLESNEARRSVARGADLRELIMRPVDTEAIRAEIRELEREKSRIDDELDELDDLKGDLPELERKRSRLEGDIEEKRAELAAKEEDIETLDADLDETREEKRELESRLDDLREKRSSLERVRSDIDLQQESIESLTAERRELEGERDDLPETPMGEHADLDNEIERLRERKETLEREVSDLQDVIGFNEDQLDETGSIAAHLGGDEDGAVTDALVDESVVCWTCGTTVEADRITNTLDQLREIRQEKLETIRSLESELSQLKDERRTYRKQQQRKETIERKLSDIDGEIEDRETRLESLRAEREGLNEDIEALEAEIETLESDDFGDILDLHKEANQLEFELGRLESDLDDVADRIGAIEERLTEEDQLRSQREELNAELRDLRTRIDRIEENAVEQFNDHMASVLDILGYENLERIWIERVERTVREGRRTVEKTLFELHIVRSTENGATFEDTIDHLSESEREVTGLVFALAGYLVHDVYETLPFMLLDSLEAIDSDRIAALIEYVADYAEFLVAALLPEDAQALDDVYARVTEI from the coding sequence ATGGATACGAAACTACTTGGGCAGGAAGCTACCCTTCGGGTGCGGAACGTCGGCGGCATCGACGAGACGGCCGTGGAGTTCGATCCGGGGATCACGATTCTGACGGGGAGAAACGCGACGAACCGAACGTCGTTGCTCCGTTCGATCATGGCAGTCATGGGGAGCGACGACGCCTCACTCAAGGCCGACGCCGACGAGGGGCGCGTCGAACTCACGGTCGGGGACGAGCGCTACGTACGGACGTTCACGCGGACGAACGGCACGGTGACGACTGGGGGGGACCCGTTTCTGGACGACCCCGAACTGGCGGATCTCTTCGCGTTCCTGCTGGAGTCGAACGAGGCGCGGCGATCGGTCGCCCGGGGCGCGGACCTACGCGAACTCATCATGCGGCCGGTCGACACCGAGGCGATCCGGGCAGAGATCCGGGAACTCGAACGCGAGAAATCCCGGATCGACGACGAACTCGACGAACTCGACGACCTGAAAGGCGACCTACCGGAGCTCGAACGGAAGCGGAGCCGCCTCGAAGGCGATATCGAGGAGAAGCGGGCGGAACTGGCGGCGAAAGAGGAGGACATCGAGACGCTAGACGCCGACCTCGACGAGACGCGGGAGGAGAAACGGGAGCTCGAATCGCGGCTCGACGACCTGCGGGAGAAGCGTTCGTCGCTGGAGCGGGTGCGATCCGACATCGACCTCCAGCAGGAGAGCATCGAGTCGCTCACGGCCGAGCGCCGGGAACTGGAAGGCGAGCGCGACGACCTGCCCGAGACGCCGATGGGCGAACACGCCGACCTCGACAACGAAATCGAGCGCCTCCGGGAGCGAAAGGAGACACTCGAACGCGAGGTGAGCGATCTACAAGACGTCATCGGGTTCAACGAGGACCAACTCGACGAGACGGGGTCGATCGCAGCACACCTTGGCGGGGACGAGGACGGCGCCGTGACGGACGCGCTCGTCGACGAATCGGTCGTCTGCTGGACCTGCGGCACCACCGTCGAGGCGGATCGGATCACGAACACGCTCGATCAGCTCCGGGAGATCCGCCAGGAGAAACTCGAGACGATTCGATCGCTCGAATCGGAACTGAGTCAGCTGAAAGACGAGCGCCGGACCTACCGGAAACAACAGCAGCGCAAGGAGACCATCGAGCGAAAACTGAGCGACATCGACGGCGAGATCGAGGACCGCGAGACCCGGCTCGAGAGCTTGCGCGCCGAGCGCGAGGGGCTCAACGAGGACATCGAGGCGCTCGAGGCCGAGATCGAAACCCTGGAGTCCGACGATTTCGGCGACATTCTCGACCTGCACAAGGAGGCAAATCAGCTCGAGTTCGAGCTCGGACGGCTGGAGTCGGACCTCGACGACGTGGCCGACCGGATCGGCGCCATCGAGGAGCGCCTGACCGAGGAAGACCAGCTCCGGTCCCAGCGTGAGGAACTCAACGCGGAGCTGCGTGATCTCCGGACGCGGATCGACCGGATCGAGGAGAACGCCGTCGAGCAGTTCAACGACCACATGGCCTCTGTCCTCGACATCCTCGGCTACGAGAACCTCGAACGTATCTGGATCGAACGGGTCGAACGCACCGTCCGCGAGGGGCGTCGAACCGTCGAAAAGACGCTGTTCGAACTCCACATCGTCCGGAGCACCGAGAACGGGGCGACGTTCGAGGACACCATCGACCACCTCTCCGAGAGCGAACGCGAGGTGACCGGCCTCGTGTTCGCGCTCGCAGGCTACCTCGTCCACGACGTGTACGAGACGCTACCGTTCATGCTGCTCGACTCGCTCGAAGCCATCGACTCCGACCGTATCGCCGCTCTGATCGAGTACGTCGCCGACTACGCCGAGTTCCTCGTCGCCGCCCTCCTCCCCGAGGACGCACAGGCCCTCGACGACGTGTACGCCCGCGTGACGGAGATTTGA
- a CDS encoding IclR family transcriptional regulator, with protein MGDPANVPVKSVETTLAIVEALQETNGGELTALADRVGRSKSTVHNHLQTLERHGYVVRDGDLYRLGLRFLDHGGHARAQTPSVHLIRPKISEIADSTEEICQFVVEERGRGIVLFQERGDDAVETQTRIGTSVALNGIAGGKALLAHLPDDRVDDILAERGLPALTDQTITDREHLLDRLDTVRDRGYAINAGEHIRGMRAISVPIKTTEGDLLGAISVAGPSYRLEESTHERSIVDSLLGVANELELNVTYSRF; from the coding sequence ATGGGAGACCCCGCGAACGTCCCGGTGAAGTCGGTCGAGACGACGCTCGCCATCGTCGAGGCGCTTCAGGAGACGAACGGTGGCGAACTCACGGCCCTCGCCGATAGGGTCGGCCGGTCGAAGAGCACAGTACACAACCACCTGCAGACCCTGGAACGCCACGGCTACGTGGTTAGAGACGGGGACCTGTACCGACTCGGGCTTCGGTTTCTCGACCACGGCGGACACGCGAGAGCGCAGACGCCGAGTGTCCACCTGATCCGGCCGAAAATCAGCGAAATCGCCGACTCGACCGAGGAGATCTGTCAGTTCGTCGTCGAGGAACGGGGGCGAGGGATCGTCCTCTTCCAGGAGCGGGGCGACGACGCCGTGGAGACACAGACCCGGATCGGCACGTCAGTCGCGCTCAACGGCATCGCCGGCGGGAAGGCACTGCTCGCGCACCTCCCGGACGACCGGGTCGACGATATCCTCGCCGAACGGGGGCTGCCAGCGCTCACCGATCAGACTATCACCGATCGGGAACACCTGCTCGACCGCCTCGACACCGTTCGTGACCGTGGGTACGCCATCAACGCCGGGGAACACATCCGCGGGATGCGGGCGATCAGCGTCCCGATCAAAACGACCGAAGGCGACCTTCTGGGGGCGATCAGCGTCGCCGGACCCTCCTATCGACTCGAGGAGTCCACCCACGAACGGTCCATCGTCGACAGCCTCCTCGGCGTCGCCAACGAACTGGAACTCAACGTGACGTACTCGCGGTTCTGA
- a CDS encoding FGGY-family carbohydrate kinase, with amino-acid sequence MTRCLLGVDAGTTTITAVAFAADGTERAHAARDNRVHHPRDEWAEQDMTTTWERTAGAIREVVTALPAGDEVVGVGVTGQGGGCWLLDADGAPAGNAILWTDARASAIVEAWRDDGTSEALFDRCGYGAFPGMALPIVRWLREHDPDALDRAATIVGCKDWIRTRLTRTVGSDPTDTSLIHRDIRGDGYRTDTLELAGVPAVGDLEPRVDAPTSVVGEVTADAAAATGLPAGTPVVAGTMDVAASAYGSGAYEPGEGSTVLGTTLQNQVLLERPRIVGPPTGYTLDLGIDGLGLRAMGTMVGTPNLDWARAQIAETDDFGAVEDAARSAPIGADGLVYHPYLSSAGEKAPFVDPAARAGFSGLDPSHSRAHLLRAVYEGVALAARDCYESLPTDPTTITVSGGGTRSAFWCRLFADCLDTPVTVPTYGELGAKGAAMLAAIGVDRYPDLGAAVEAMSGAATTHTPRPEPASMYDALYEYYDAVAESMADAWALRRTVAESFDAVDE; translated from the coding sequence ATGACGCGGTGTCTGCTCGGCGTCGACGCGGGCACGACGACGATTACGGCCGTCGCGTTCGCGGCTGACGGGACCGAACGCGCCCACGCCGCCCGCGACAACCGCGTTCACCACCCCCGCGACGAGTGGGCGGAACAGGACATGACGACGACGTGGGAGCGGACAGCCGGGGCGATCCGTGAGGTGGTGACGGCGCTGCCGGCCGGCGACGAGGTGGTCGGTGTCGGCGTCACGGGCCAAGGCGGCGGGTGCTGGCTGCTCGACGCGGACGGGGCGCCGGCCGGAAACGCGATCCTCTGGACGGACGCCCGCGCGTCGGCGATCGTCGAGGCGTGGCGCGACGACGGGACGAGCGAAGCGCTGTTCGACCGCTGTGGCTACGGTGCCTTTCCGGGGATGGCGCTGCCCATCGTCCGCTGGCTTCGCGAGCACGATCCGGACGCCCTCGACCGCGCGGCGACGATCGTCGGCTGCAAGGACTGGATTCGCACCCGTCTGACGAGGACGGTCGGGAGCGATCCGACCGACACGTCACTGATCCACCGCGACATCCGGGGCGACGGCTACCGCACCGACACCCTCGAACTCGCCGGCGTGCCGGCGGTCGGTGATCTCGAACCGCGGGTCGACGCGCCGACGAGCGTCGTCGGCGAGGTGACGGCCGACGCCGCCGCAGCCACCGGACTTCCAGCCGGGACACCGGTCGTCGCGGGGACGATGGACGTGGCGGCCTCGGCGTACGGCAGCGGCGCGTACGAACCGGGCGAGGGGTCGACCGTCCTCGGGACGACGCTCCAGAACCAGGTCCTTCTGGAACGCCCACGGATCGTCGGGCCGCCGACGGGCTACACGCTCGATCTCGGGATCGACGGCCTGGGACTCCGTGCGATGGGCACGATGGTGGGGACGCCGAACCTCGACTGGGCGCGGGCGCAGATCGCCGAGACGGACGACTTCGGCGCCGTCGAGGACGCGGCACGGTCGGCGCCGATCGGCGCCGACGGCCTCGTCTACCACCCCTACCTCAGTAGCGCCGGCGAGAAAGCGCCGTTCGTCGACCCGGCGGCACGCGCGGGGTTCAGCGGTCTCGACCCTTCCCACTCCCGCGCCCACCTCCTTCGGGCCGTCTACGAGGGTGTCGCCCTCGCTGCGCGCGACTGTTACGAATCGTTACCGACCGACCCCACGACGATCACCGTTAGCGGCGGTGGCACGCGGTCGGCGTTCTGGTGTCGGCTGTTCGCCGACTGCCTCGATACGCCGGTGACGGTGCCCACGTACGGCGAACTGGGTGCGAAAGGCGCCGCCATGCTGGCGGCGATCGGGGTGGATCGATACCCCGACCTCGGCGCGGCGGTCGAGGCGATGAGCGGCGCGGCGACGACACACACACCCCGCCCGGAGCCCGCGTCGATGTACGACGCCCTGTACGAGTACTACGATGCCGTCGCGGAATCGATGGCCGATGCGTGGGCGCTTCGCCGGACCGTCGCCGAGTCGTTCGACGCGGTCGACGAGTGA
- a CDS encoding FGGY-family carbohydrate kinase: MAGVLIGVDAGTTNIKTVAFSAGGDELARASRRNEVLTEDGRTEQDMEATWERTAATIEDVSASLSADDHVVGVGVTGQGDGCWLVDGDGQPARNAILWNDNRAADVVEEWGETGVSERIFDICGNGLFAGASLPILRWLHDNEPATLDRAETVLFCKDWIKYRLTGELTTDLSDASLPYLDVRTREYTDELSDLAGVPGVETLFPRLEPATSIVGTVTESASARTGLPAGTPVISGVIDIVASAVGSGAARPGDSSSVVGTTALNQTILESVPDLDEPVGFTLAITEDRYTRAMASMAGTPNLDWARAEIAETDDFDAVEDAARSVPTGADGLLYHPYLSSSGERSPFIDSAARAQFSGLDPSHTRAHLLRAVYEGVALAMRDCYEHLPTEADRVVVSGGGADSTFWCQLFADCLDTTVAVPEGSELGARGVALLAGVALDAYPGIEAGLDAMTGIDRSYDPRSGYAERYDEWYEVYRTTYEAMFDAWETRAAVRDELRGDGR; encoded by the coding sequence ATGGCAGGGGTACTGATCGGCGTCGACGCGGGAACGACGAACATCAAGACGGTGGCGTTCTCGGCCGGAGGTGACGAACTCGCCCGGGCGAGTCGGAGAAACGAGGTTCTGACCGAGGACGGTCGGACCGAACAGGACATGGAGGCGACGTGGGAGCGGACGGCCGCGACCATCGAGGACGTGAGTGCGTCGCTATCGGCCGACGACCACGTCGTTGGCGTGGGCGTCACGGGCCAGGGCGACGGCTGTTGGCTCGTCGACGGTGATGGGCAACCGGCGCGAAACGCCATCCTCTGGAACGACAACCGCGCCGCGGATGTCGTCGAGGAGTGGGGCGAGACGGGGGTCAGCGAGCGCATCTTCGACATCTGTGGCAACGGGCTGTTCGCGGGGGCGAGCCTTCCGATCCTGCGCTGGCTTCACGACAACGAACCGGCGACGCTCGACCGCGCCGAGACGGTGCTTTTCTGCAAGGACTGGATCAAATACCGATTGACCGGGGAGCTGACCACCGATCTCTCCGACGCCTCGTTGCCGTATCTCGATGTCCGTACGCGCGAGTACACGGACGAACTGTCCGACCTCGCCGGCGTCCCGGGCGTCGAAACGCTGTTTCCCCGACTCGAACCGGCGACATCCATCGTCGGCACGGTCACCGAGTCGGCGTCGGCACGGACCGGCCTTCCCGCGGGGACGCCGGTCATCTCCGGCGTCATCGACATCGTCGCCTCCGCGGTGGGGAGCGGCGCCGCACGGCCGGGCGACAGTTCCTCAGTCGTGGGAACCACCGCGCTCAATCAGACGATCCTCGAGTCGGTTCCGGATCTCGACGAGCCGGTCGGCTTCACGCTGGCGATCACCGAGGATCGATACACGCGGGCGATGGCGTCGATGGCGGGGACGCCGAACCTCGACTGGGCGCGGGCGGAGATCGCCGAGACGGACGACTTCGACGCCGTCGAGGATGCGGCGCGGTCGGTCCCCACCGGCGCCGACGGCCTGCTCTATCACCCCTATCTCAGTTCGTCGGGCGAGCGGTCGCCCTTCATCGACTCGGCGGCACGCGCACAGTTCAGCGGCCTCGACCCCTCCCACACCCGCGCCCACCTCCTCCGGGCCGTCTACGAGGGCGTCGCCCTCGCCATGCGTGATTGCTACGAACACCTGCCGACCGAAGCCGACCGCGTCGTCGTCAGCGGCGGCGGCGCGGACTCGACGTTCTGGTGTCAGCTGTTCGCGGACTGTCTCGACACGACTGTGGCGGTCCCCGAGGGGAGCGAACTCGGCGCGCGCGGCGTTGCCCTCCTCGCGGGCGTCGCGCTGGACGCGTACCCCGGCATCGAGGCCGGGCTCGACGCGATGACGGGGATCGACCGATCGTACGACCCTCGGTCGGGGTACGCCGAGCGGTACGACGAGTGGTACGAGGTGTACCGAACGACCTACGAGGCGATGTTCGACGCCTGGGAGACACGGGCGGCCGTCCGCGACGAGTTGCGCGGGGACGGCCGATGA
- a CDS encoding ABC transporter substrate-binding protein — protein MDRRRVLQTIGGASVVGLAGCSSNDGSGGGTSTGGGDGSGGGGGSSGLPSRSAAVQEWGERINQHCRQAGIDWKQFEGTSLITGMNVHPFTSVTEPLLPYFEELTGISVQYNTFPEDQLWQKLTLDLNSQTGVFDGFFLGLWPSARYHNAGWVKDLNQYIDDSSLTDTDWLALDDYPQAALDAFTYGDDDFIAMPFGIEAYGCLGYDKPTLETVGMDVPTDYPSMRDVAKAIQESDEVDRAGICSRASSTTLSSANWATVFKSYGADWLDYGNRQATLDSSQGVASLEIFSEMMGDYGPADIGSFDWYRSNQAMGNGRVGMILHTPSAIGPWTTEQRQRTEWVPPVPGPDGDQVASTWEWAMGISQYTDNPGAMWLFLQWATCRPMILLNNVQQWEGQPVYGPARSNWLFEQDEYLENGPKESWREAHRQGMEMVPSSPPPVPLHTPQNMDIMTEAAVAMNAAVTDTKSAQQALSDAAPPITEFAKEIPSEYLS, from the coding sequence GTGGATCGGCGACGAGTGCTGCAGACGATCGGCGGCGCCTCCGTCGTCGGACTGGCCGGCTGTTCGAGCAACGACGGCTCCGGCGGCGGCACCAGCACCGGCGGTGGCGACGGGAGCGGTGGCGGCGGCGGAAGCTCCGGCCTCCCCTCCCGGTCCGCCGCGGTGCAGGAGTGGGGCGAACGCATCAACCAGCACTGCCGGCAGGCCGGTATCGACTGGAAGCAGTTCGAGGGAACGTCGCTCATTACCGGGATGAACGTCCATCCGTTCACCTCGGTGACCGAGCCTCTCCTTCCCTACTTCGAGGAACTGACGGGGATCAGCGTCCAGTACAACACGTTCCCGGAGGACCAGCTCTGGCAGAAACTGACGCTCGACCTGAACTCCCAGACGGGGGTCTTCGACGGGTTCTTCCTCGGCCTCTGGCCGAGTGCCCGGTACCACAACGCCGGCTGGGTGAAAGACCTCAACCAGTATATCGACGATTCGAGTCTGACGGATACGGACTGGCTCGCCCTCGACGACTACCCGCAGGCGGCGCTCGACGCGTTCACGTACGGCGACGACGACTTCATCGCCATGCCGTTCGGCATCGAGGCCTACGGCTGTCTCGGCTACGACAAGCCGACGCTCGAGACGGTCGGCATGGACGTGCCGACCGACTACCCGTCGATGCGCGACGTAGCGAAGGCCATCCAGGAATCCGACGAGGTGGACCGTGCGGGTATCTGCTCCCGGGCGAGTTCGACCACCCTCTCGTCGGCCAACTGGGCAACGGTGTTCAAGTCCTACGGCGCGGATTGGCTCGACTACGGGAACCGGCAGGCGACCCTCGACTCCAGTCAGGGCGTCGCGTCGCTCGAAATCTTCTCCGAGATGATGGGCGACTACGGCCCCGCGGACATCGGCTCGTTCGACTGGTACCGATCCAACCAGGCGATGGGCAACGGGCGGGTCGGCATGATTCTCCACACGCCCTCGGCCATCGGCCCGTGGACGACGGAGCAGCGCCAGCGGACCGAGTGGGTGCCGCCGGTGCCCGGTCCGGACGGCGACCAAGTCGCGAGCACCTGGGAGTGGGCGATGGGGATCAGCCAGTACACCGACAACCCCGGTGCGATGTGGCTGTTCCTCCAGTGGGCCACCTGCCGGCCGATGATCCTCCTCAACAACGTCCAGCAGTGGGAGGGCCAGCCGGTGTACGGTCCGGCCCGCAGCAACTGGCTGTTCGAGCAGGACGAGTACCTCGAGAACGGCCCCAAGGAGTCGTGGCGGGAGGCCCACCGTCAGGGAATGGAGATGGTGCCGTCCTCGCCGCCGCCGGTGCCCCTGCACACGCCCCAGAACATGGACATCATGACCGAGGCGGCGGTGGCGATGAACGCCGCCGTCACGGACACCAAATCGGCCCAGCAGGCACTCTCCGACGCTGCGCCACCAATCACGGAGTTCGCCAAGGAGATCCCGAGCGAATACCTGTCCTAA
- a CDS encoding carbohydrate ABC transporter permease: protein MIGIGEIQAKVGRLRTREPLLNRLDISDRTLKWLFLLPSVAILAFLALYPFFMGIWMSFHEWSLAGQTQTWIGLENYASLLAESRFQNSLEKTVIFTGASVTVELLLGLGLALYLRSVTRTWRPIFRTIFILPMVMTPIATGLMWRLLLNSQIGVVNWMIETFLGVSAPAWTSSPTMAMATLIMIDVWQWTPLIIMIVFAGLLSVPETLYEAARVDGAPRWAVFRHITLPHIKYMIAIAVVFRLMRSFRSFDIIWLVTGGGPGTSTEILNIYLYRVAFVNLAGGKAAALGLILLVITIGTTMGILRFAGAQ from the coding sequence GTGATCGGAATTGGAGAGATACAGGCGAAGGTCGGCCGGCTGCGAACCCGGGAGCCGTTGCTCAACCGGCTCGACATCTCCGACCGGACGCTGAAGTGGCTGTTCCTGCTCCCTTCGGTCGCCATCCTCGCCTTTCTGGCGCTCTATCCCTTCTTCATGGGGATTTGGATGAGCTTCCACGAGTGGTCGTTGGCCGGCCAGACCCAGACGTGGATCGGGCTGGAGAACTACGCGTCGCTGCTCGCCGAGAGCCGCTTCCAGAACTCCCTCGAGAAGACCGTCATCTTCACCGGCGCCTCGGTGACCGTCGAGTTGCTCCTCGGGCTCGGTCTGGCGCTCTACCTGCGGTCGGTGACGAGGACGTGGCGCCCGATCTTCCGGACCATCTTCATCCTCCCGATGGTGATGACGCCCATCGCCACCGGGCTGATGTGGCGACTCCTGCTCAACAGCCAGATCGGCGTCGTCAACTGGATGATCGAGACGTTCCTCGGCGTGTCTGCACCCGCGTGGACCTCGTCCCCGACGATGGCGATGGCGACGCTGATCATGATCGACGTCTGGCAGTGGACGCCGCTGATCATCATGATCGTCTTCGCGGGCCTGCTGTCGGTCCCCGAGACGCTCTACGAGGCCGCGCGTGTCGACGGCGCGCCGCGCTGGGCCGTCTTCCGACACATCACGCTGCCACACATCAAGTATATGATCGCAATCGCGGTCGTCTTCCGGCTGATGCGGAGCTTCCGGAGTTTCGACATCATCTGGCTCGTGACCGGCGGCGGCCCCGGCACGTCGACCGAGATCCTCAACATCTACCTGTACCGCGTCGCGTTCGTCAACCTGGCCGGCGGGAAGGCGGCCGCGCTCGGCCTGATCTTGCTGGTGATCACGATCGGAACGACGATGGGTATCCTGCGGTTCGCGGGGGCACAATGA